A genome region from Thermomonospora amylolytica includes the following:
- a CDS encoding AAA family ATPase — protein MTAEARQTPQDQRQALQRPPAEIRFADELERLRADDTGPRPPGWAMSLRAARRFIAGDDRLGVTRKFVGDPSLIDRALVTLATSRGLMLVGAPGTAKSLLSELIAAAVSGDSTLTVQGGAATTEDQIKYSWNYALLVSEGPSTRSLVPAPLLRGMAEGKIVRFEEITRCPLEVQDSLLSPLSDRVLAVPELTGPDAMVFAREGFNVIATANTRDRGVNEMSAALKRRFNFETVFPIADFDTELELVRSEATRLLEQSGVGVPPRRDLLEVLVTMFRELRTGTTDEGRTMDRPSAGMSTAEAVSVAHAVGLRAWFLRGEEGTAEDLVACLAGTVAKDDADDLARLRRYLEQQVPQRKGPQWRALHQARHVLPG, from the coding sequence ATGACGGCAGAGGCCCGACAGACCCCCCAGGACCAGCGGCAGGCGCTGCAACGCCCGCCCGCCGAGATCCGGTTCGCCGACGAGCTGGAACGGCTGCGCGCCGACGACACCGGGCCGCGCCCGCCGGGCTGGGCGATGAGCCTGCGGGCGGCCCGCCGGTTCATCGCCGGCGACGACCGGCTGGGCGTCACCCGCAAGTTCGTCGGCGACCCGTCGCTGATCGACCGGGCGCTGGTCACCCTGGCCACCAGCCGCGGCCTGATGCTGGTGGGCGCGCCCGGCACCGCCAAGTCGCTGCTGTCGGAGCTGATCGCGGCGGCCGTCAGCGGCGACTCCACGCTGACCGTCCAGGGCGGCGCGGCCACCACCGAGGACCAGATCAAGTACTCGTGGAACTACGCCCTGCTGGTCTCGGAGGGGCCGTCGACACGGTCGCTGGTGCCCGCGCCGCTGCTGCGCGGGATGGCCGAGGGCAAGATCGTCCGGTTCGAGGAGATCACCCGCTGCCCGCTGGAGGTGCAGGACTCGCTGCTGAGCCCGCTGTCGGACCGGGTGCTGGCCGTTCCTGAGCTGACCGGGCCGGACGCGATGGTGTTCGCCCGGGAGGGCTTCAACGTCATCGCCACCGCCAACACCCGCGACCGGGGCGTCAACGAGATGAGCGCGGCCCTCAAGCGCCGGTTCAACTTCGAGACGGTGTTCCCGATCGCCGACTTCGACACCGAGCTGGAGCTGGTGCGGTCGGAGGCGACCCGGCTGCTGGAGCAGTCCGGGGTGGGCGTGCCGCCGCGCCGGGACCTGCTGGAGGTGCTGGTCACCATGTTCCGGGAGCTGCGCACCGGGACGACCGACGAGGGCCGCACCATGGACCGGCCGTCGGCGGGGATGAGCACCGCCGAGGCGGTGTCGGTCGCGCACGCGGTCGGGCTGCGCGCCTGGTTCCTGCGCGGCGAGGAGGGCACCGCCGAGGACCTGGTGGCGTGCCTGGCCGGGACGGTCGCCAAGGACGACGCCGACGACCTGGCCCGGCTGCGCCGCTACCTGGAGCAGCAGGTGCCGCAGCGCAAGGGCCCGCAGTGGAGGGCCCTCCACCAGGCCCGGCACGTCCTTCCCGGCTGA